One stretch of Chryseobacterium sp. LJ668 DNA includes these proteins:
- a CDS encoding EpsG family protein, which translates to MSLLHPYFIIAIVYMVFFSIQEVYGRKVETKWLWFLGIYLIILAGFRKNVGPDYGSYVNIYIYSDTKDYISILLAALSLEGGQPMELEWLFVFINKVLLNVFNAPFYILTLVVAATAIFFKIRFINDNTFYPFTLLALLFIPGFFVGESGQIRQNLGSFIVYFALRYIKERKLWWYLICVYLAGGIHNVCYLFLPMYWVARIPLNKFWMLALIITSIFLSPFEVYKSFGGFLNNIAGDNVIAIGFNGYMDETYQRLNGGFGIPEAMMAIVTFFLFAFDTKMVEKYPYYEYHRNYAVIAICFYFIFRNNPIFSSRLAGTFMMFAYLLIPNSMYVVNDRTKKLIHAFIMLLVIFYFIVFASFKNMKAGRFTSELYQNYVLP; encoded by the coding sequence ATGAGTTTACTGCATCCTTATTTTATTATAGCAATTGTCTACATGGTTTTCTTTAGTATTCAAGAAGTATATGGTAGAAAAGTCGAGACGAAATGGCTGTGGTTTTTGGGGATTTATCTGATCATTCTGGCGGGATTTCGTAAGAATGTGGGGCCTGATTACGGTAGTTATGTCAATATATATATATATTCAGACACCAAAGATTACATCAGCATTTTGCTTGCAGCTCTGTCTTTAGAAGGTGGGCAACCTATGGAATTGGAATGGCTTTTTGTATTTATAAATAAGGTTTTGCTGAATGTTTTTAATGCTCCGTTTTATATTTTGACACTGGTGGTGGCAGCAACGGCAATTTTTTTCAAAATACGGTTTATTAATGATAACACTTTTTACCCGTTTACGCTTTTAGCCTTATTATTTATACCTGGTTTCTTTGTGGGAGAATCTGGACAGATCAGACAAAATCTGGGCTCTTTTATTGTCTATTTTGCACTGAGATATATAAAAGAACGAAAACTTTGGTGGTATCTTATATGCGTTTATTTGGCTGGTGGAATTCATAATGTTTGTTATCTGTTTTTACCAATGTATTGGGTTGCAAGAATACCACTGAATAAATTTTGGATGCTTGCATTAATCATAACTTCCATCTTTTTATCTCCATTTGAAGTCTATAAATCTTTTGGTGGTTTTTTAAATAACATTGCAGGTGATAATGTGATCGCGATAGGATTTAATGGTTATATGGACGAGACTTATCAAAGGCTTAATGGAGGGTTTGGGATTCCGGAAGCTATGATGGCTATAGTAACTTTTTTCCTCTTTGCTTTTGATACGAAAATGGTTGAAAAATATCCTTATTATGAATATCATAGAAACTATGCCGTCATAGCAATTTGTTTTTATTTTATTTTTAGAAATAATCCGATTTTCTCTTCCAGATTAGCAGGAACCTTTATGATGTTTGCTTATCTATTGATTCCTAATTCAATGTATGTAGTAAATGACAGAACCAAAAAATTGATTCATGCATTCATTATGCTCCTTGTTATATTTTATTTTATTGTTTTCGCAAGTTTCAAAAATATGAAAGCAGGAAGGTTTACCAGTGAGCTATATCAAAACTATGTTCTTCCTTAA
- a CDS encoding acyltransferase family protein has translation MSEKKDRIFVLDGLRGLAILLVLLFHGYYIWTDYYPYKNLYENNILFKYGSLGVQLFFLISGFVILMSVERTTTFFKFIKNRWMRLFPSMLICSLIIYCTAGFFYERPFGVPDLKSILPGILFINNGILEKIFKTDFPVLELSFWSLFVEVKFYVIFGFLYYTFNRKVGLIGIFLLYLTAVLMQILIFHKFFSETAWMKIYIGSFIHFGWFVVGALTYIYYQNREKKYFWLIVFTAVSSLAYTYKFQDLTMFTYLVILNIIFFLALFSEKFGVLFNSLFFKFVGFISYPLYLLHENMLISLIIKINKNFPQVPHFLLPLVSSICIGLLAYITAKFLEPYFQRRLKKII, from the coding sequence ATGAGTGAAAAGAAAGACAGAATTTTTGTATTAGACGGATTAAGGGGTTTAGCCATCCTTTTGGTTTTGCTTTTTCACGGGTATTATATATGGACTGATTATTATCCGTATAAAAATTTATATGAAAACAATATTTTGTTTAAATACGGAAGTCTTGGCGTTCAGCTTTTCTTTCTGATCTCAGGTTTTGTAATCCTGATGTCTGTAGAAAGAACAACAACTTTTTTTAAATTTATTAAAAATCGCTGGATGCGTCTTTTTCCAAGTATGTTGATTTGTAGTCTGATCATTTATTGTACAGCAGGCTTTTTTTATGAAAGACCATTTGGTGTACCTGATTTAAAGTCTATTTTACCAGGTATTCTTTTTATTAATAATGGTATTTTAGAAAAAATTTTCAAAACAGACTTTCCCGTTTTAGAATTGTCATTTTGGTCATTGTTTGTAGAAGTGAAATTCTATGTAATTTTTGGATTCTTATACTATACTTTTAATAGAAAAGTTGGTTTAATAGGGATATTTTTGCTTTATCTGACCGCTGTTTTGATGCAGATTCTAATCTTCCACAAGTTTTTCTCTGAAACAGCATGGATGAAAATTTACATTGGATCTTTTATACACTTCGGATGGTTTGTTGTAGGAGCTTTAACCTATATTTATTATCAGAATCGAGAAAAAAAATATTTTTGGCTGATAGTTTTTACTGCAGTAAGCTCGCTTGCTTATACCTATAAATTTCAGGATCTTACAATGTTTACATACCTAGTGATTTTGAATATTATTTTCTTCCTTGCTCTTTTCTCTGAAAAATTTGGAGTTTTATTTAATTCACTATTTTTTAAATTTGTTGGCTTTATAAGCTATCCGTTGTATTTATTGCATGAGAATATGCTGATCTCACTGATTATTAAAATCAACAAAAATTTCCCACAAGTTCCACATTTTTTATTACCTCTCGTTTCTTCTATATGTATCGGGTTATTAGCATATATAACAGCTAAATTCTTAGAACCTTATTTTCAAAGGAGATTAAAAAAAATAATCTGA
- a CDS encoding T9SS type A sorting domain-containing protein: protein MNKNLLALLCLVSLNVYSNNKLEAERNFTGTVDKVQNLIIKDTLVKSSDNINSPENNQLRIAGTPDWTKAPNSYIFDPAQNGEGLLIPVKKAYEMWRSYKYLASAGTIKGKVTADVLWEDVPGLIKSGANYNLEVIDSGENGKIKVMINKAKKGNAVVAFRLNGVIFWSWHIWVTDDPTNGSTYKSFTAVRRERNNGVIENIPDADWKWMDRNLGAITNSNTGGEWNRSGGLLYQWGRKDPIPPLVLRGNDFYEVSGSIGKVRHRNAKNFTNAINFDVLRKFVLLSNATLDNNLQLSVKNPLSLIYVNKDDNSGPAYYNNNANLMINWFGRSANVADSKLTELNLWSDNSRGLLPTNYNFYSSNAPYRDKSPFDPCPNGWRIPSMLVPNLASGAYVDDIRIDYSPFGLQTTLGKNTFESNGYHIIKPNDSGVPAFMTGFKLYTNVGFDLSNVGGNNMGIFPGTGQLAINAQGGQYTDQHHVALWTATLTRFFDATPAVSARALFMVSDKYQNDIPNPALPTIKGRNWYMPTATAKTSDANGCRCIKDPLYVVNGYDFPTQYLNTDTEYTEGLNNPNTYQVVKSATSATVEIPVTKAFSVQSQLLNNPSILDPANFNNLKANVLWTTNTDLISTVSITNPSPGSVSGLINSKIAVSLNPNQSGNAVVTLHNGSISNPVYWSWHVWVTDTAVGSYTYTTELPNSVATNYVNYIPLGEIFKTEFMDRNLGATDAFPVVANPLAPTIDEYEKIRASTGLQYQWGRKDPIPSFQFADNRAPYNVFLGNANANGAVAYTTLTPAVYNDLSGSYIIPYDTYTNGSNANILPTDKTSDKIAKVLSYSVKNPLAYMIPSALAPYNTTVPNYTNGTDWLLNEPNAAADRWGRGGKKSPFDPCPEGWRIPDVTGVAIITNFDYGLSPWYKKDKKAATSYSVINDYVGVRVQNTTASTIGYTFNDLSYPVGNYPNSGSRGIRSVIANQSAQGTFNTNNFQYPAIWTAALNSNYLGRPINLLFNASSNAMIAFHDNNDPYFGINCRCVKVKYDQNGNEEGPIPALPVTPGATVKASNIFSKKEIGEIKRENKIILFPNPVKDILYIKATDAKDYYYQIYNASGQMVKSGKFENTQTDVSSLISGIYLVRINNSETVVKIVKQ from the coding sequence ATGAATAAAAATCTATTAGCTTTGCTCTGCTTAGTTTCTTTAAATGTGTATTCTAACAATAAGCTGGAAGCAGAAAGAAATTTTACAGGTACCGTAGATAAAGTCCAGAACCTGATAATAAAGGATACCTTAGTTAAGTCTTCTGATAATATAAATAGTCCGGAAAACAATCAGTTGAGAATAGCAGGAACTCCCGATTGGACAAAAGCCCCGAACAGTTATATCTTTGACCCAGCACAAAATGGGGAAGGGCTATTGATTCCTGTAAAAAAAGCCTATGAGATGTGGCGAAGCTATAAATATTTGGCAAGCGCTGGAACTATAAAAGGAAAAGTAACTGCCGATGTGCTTTGGGAAGATGTTCCGGGACTTATCAAATCAGGCGCCAATTACAATTTAGAAGTGATCGACTCCGGAGAGAACGGGAAAATCAAAGTCATGATCAACAAAGCAAAAAAAGGTAACGCTGTAGTCGCTTTCAGACTCAATGGCGTAATCTTTTGGTCTTGGCATATCTGGGTAACCGATGATCCCACTAATGGATCAACATATAAAAGTTTTACAGCGGTCAGGAGAGAGAGAAATAACGGTGTAATAGAAAATATTCCTGATGCCGACTGGAAGTGGATGGATAGAAATCTAGGAGCCATAACCAATAGCAATACAGGTGGAGAGTGGAACAGGAGTGGTGGATTACTTTATCAATGGGGAAGAAAAGATCCTATCCCGCCTTTGGTTTTAAGAGGGAATGATTTTTACGAAGTTTCAGGATCTATAGGAAAGGTAAGACACAGGAACGCAAAAAATTTCACCAATGCAATTAATTTTGATGTTCTCAGAAAATTTGTCTTGCTTTCTAATGCTACTTTAGATAACAATCTTCAGCTTTCCGTAAAAAATCCGTTAAGCTTAATATATGTCAATAAGGATGATAATTCGGGGCCGGCTTATTATAATAATAATGCGAACCTGATGATCAATTGGTTTGGGAGATCTGCAAATGTAGCTGACAGCAAATTGACAGAGCTCAACCTTTGGTCAGACAATTCAAGAGGATTACTGCCCACTAACTATAATTTTTATAGTAGCAATGCGCCATATCGTGATAAATCGCCGTTTGATCCGTGCCCGAATGGATGGAGAATTCCCTCTATGCTAGTACCGAATCTTGCTTCGGGTGCTTATGTTGACGATATTAGAATCGACTATTCGCCCTTCGGATTGCAGACTACTTTAGGTAAAAATACTTTCGAATCAAACGGATACCATATTATTAAGCCCAATGATTCTGGTGTTCCGGCTTTTATGACTGGTTTTAAATTGTACACAAATGTTGGCTTTGACCTGTCAAATGTAGGGGGCAATAATATGGGAATATTTCCAGGTACAGGACAGTTAGCAATTAATGCACAGGGAGGGCAATACACTGATCAGCATCATGTAGCTTTGTGGACCGCAACATTAACGCGCTTTTTTGATGCAACTCCCGCTGTAAGCGCAAGAGCGCTGTTTATGGTCTCTGATAAATATCAAAATGATATTCCAAATCCAGCGTTGCCAACCATAAAAGGCAGAAATTGGTATATGCCCACAGCAACAGCTAAAACTTCTGATGCAAATGGGTGCAGGTGTATAAAAGATCCTTTATACGTGGTCAATGGATATGATTTTCCAACACAATATTTAAATACAGATACTGAATATACAGAAGGCTTAAATAATCCTAATACCTATCAGGTCGTAAAAAGTGCAACATCTGCAACTGTAGAAATTCCGGTAACAAAAGCTTTTTCAGTTCAGAGTCAATTATTGAATAACCCCTCCATTTTAGATCCTGCAAATTTTAATAATCTTAAAGCAAATGTTTTATGGACAACAAATACAGATTTAATTAGTACGGTTTCTATAACAAATCCTTCTCCGGGTTCGGTTTCTGGTCTTATAAACTCTAAAATTGCAGTTTCATTAAATCCGAATCAGAGTGGAAATGCAGTCGTAACTCTACATAACGGAAGTATCAGCAATCCCGTATATTGGTCATGGCACGTTTGGGTGACAGATACAGCAGTTGGTTCGTATACTTATACTACAGAGCTTCCAAACTCTGTTGCAACAAACTATGTCAACTACATACCTTTAGGTGAAATTTTCAAGACAGAATTTATGGATAGAAATCTGGGTGCTACTGATGCATTTCCAGTGGTTGCAAATCCTCTTGCGCCTACTATCGATGAATATGAGAAAATCAGAGCATCAACAGGGTTACAATATCAGTGGGGTAGGAAAGATCCTATCCCGTCATTTCAATTCGCAGACAACCGTGCACCGTACAATGTATTTTTAGGGAATGCAAATGCAAATGGTGCAGTCGCATATACAACGCTTACCCCGGCGGTTTATAATGATTTGTCAGGGTCATACATCATTCCCTATGATACATATACGAATGGTTCTAACGCAAATATTTTGCCGACTGATAAAACTTCAGATAAAATAGCGAAGGTCTTATCATACTCTGTAAAAAATCCTTTAGCTTATATGATCCCGAGTGCATTGGCACCATACAATACAACTGTTCCAAATTACACCAACGGTACAGACTGGTTGTTAAATGAGCCTAACGCTGCTGCAGACAGATGGGGAAGGGGTGGAAAAAAATCTCCGTTCGATCCTTGCCCGGAAGGTTGGAGGATTCCGGATGTTACTGGCGTGGCCATTATTACCAACTTTGATTATGGTCTTTCTCCGTGGTATAAAAAAGATAAAAAAGCAGCAACAAGTTATAGTGTAATTAATGATTATGTAGGCGTAAGAGTTCAAAATACTACAGCTTCTACTATAGGATATACTTTTAATGATTTGAGTTATCCTGTGGGTAATTATCCTAATTCTGGTTCGCGTGGTATCAGAAGTGTTATCGCTAATCAAAGTGCACAAGGAACTTTTAATACAAATAATTTCCAATATCCAGCGATCTGGACAGCAGCTTTAAATTCAAATTATCTTGGAAGACCCATCAATTTACTTTTCAATGCGTCTTCAAACGCTATGATTGCCTTCCATGATAATAATGATCCTTATTTTGGAATAAACTGCCGTTGTGTGAAAGTTAAATATGACCAAAATGGAAATGAAGAAGGTCCTATTCCCGCACTTCCGGTAACACCTGGTGCGACAGTAAAAGCATCAAATATATTTTCTAAGAAAGAAATAGGAGAGATCAAAAGAGAAAATAAAATTATATTATTCCCAAATCCTGTAAAAGATATATTGTATATTAAAGCAACTGATGCCAAAGATTACTATTATCAAATCTACAACGCATCGGGTCAGATGGTAAAATCAGGTAAATTTGAAAACACTCAGACTGATGTTTCCTCATTGATTTCGGGAATTTATTTGGTGAGAATAAATAATTCTGAAACAGTGGTAAAAATCGTGAAACAATAA
- the topA gene encoding type I DNA topoisomerase: MSKNLVIVESPAKAKTIQKYLGKDFEVKSSFGHIRDLPKKGMGIDLATFSPDYEVSADKKKLVTELKSAVKKAEMVWLASDEDREGEAIAWHLADELKLKPENRKRIVFHEITKNAILKAIENPRDIDQNLVNAQQARRVLDRIVGFEMSPVLWKKVKPGLSAGRVQSVAVRLVVEREKEIRQFVPKATFKLDGIFLNKAGQEIASKLKKDFEKEADAEKFLELARSTEFKVLNVETKPGTRSASAPFTTSTLQQEASSRLGYNVTNTMRLAQRLYEEGFITYMRTDSVNLSQEAIDGAKKQITSEYGAEYSAPRKYTTKSSSAQEAHEAIRPTDFSVKSISDVQLSKLYQLIYRRTLASQMANAKIEKTVIEIGNAKLPQHFEAQGEVIIFDGFLKAYGIVKTEEDDEESNEKLLPKVTVGEVVDYKKITATEKFTRPSARYTEAGLVRKLEELGIGRPSTYAPTIQTIQNREYVDKRELEPQTREVVRISLAKDKIKKEVLEDKFGGDKNKFIPTDIGEVVNDFLTNNFAEILDYGFTARVEESFDEIANGAQKWKEMMTDFYSKFHPRIEDVEENADRANGERLLGVDPKSGKNIYARIGRFGPMIQIGEQDDEEKPIFASLMAGQNIATIALEDALELFKLPFELKDFEDQSVTIGVGRFGPYVKWGETYISIPKGEDPLSIDQKRAEEIIAEKKLADAPIANFKGEPITKGTGRFGPFIKYQSIFINVPKRYDFENLSQSDINELVEAKLEKEANRYIQQWEKEKISLENGRWGPFIKFGKGMFKIPKKKDDTKYEADDLKEVSLDEVKKWITAQDPKAFAEKKKTAAKKPAAKKATTSKKAPAKKPVAKK; encoded by the coding sequence ATGTCGAAAAATTTAGTAATCGTCGAGTCTCCGGCAAAAGCAAAAACTATTCAGAAATATTTAGGGAAGGATTTTGAAGTCAAATCGAGCTTCGGGCACATCCGTGATCTTCCAAAAAAGGGAATGGGGATTGACCTTGCCACTTTCAGTCCGGATTACGAAGTTTCCGCCGACAAAAAAAAGCTGGTCACAGAATTAAAATCTGCCGTAAAGAAAGCTGAGATGGTTTGGCTCGCTTCCGATGAAGACCGTGAAGGTGAAGCTATCGCATGGCATTTGGCAGATGAATTAAAATTGAAACCCGAGAACAGAAAAAGAATTGTTTTTCACGAAATCACTAAAAATGCAATTCTAAAAGCAATAGAAAACCCGAGAGATATTGACCAAAACCTAGTAAATGCCCAACAGGCAAGAAGAGTTCTCGACAGGATCGTAGGTTTCGAAATGTCACCGGTACTTTGGAAAAAAGTAAAGCCGGGCCTGTCAGCAGGAAGAGTGCAGTCGGTTGCAGTAAGATTAGTAGTAGAGAGAGAAAAAGAAATCCGCCAGTTTGTACCAAAAGCGACCTTCAAGCTTGACGGTATTTTCTTGAATAAAGCAGGACAGGAGATTGCTTCCAAGCTTAAAAAAGATTTCGAAAAAGAAGCAGATGCAGAAAAATTCTTAGAATTAGCACGAAGCACAGAGTTCAAAGTCTTGAATGTTGAAACTAAGCCCGGAACACGCTCTGCTTCTGCGCCGTTTACCACCTCAACGCTTCAGCAGGAAGCTTCATCAAGATTAGGCTATAATGTTACCAATACGATGCGTTTGGCTCAGAGATTATATGAAGAAGGATTCATTACCTACATGAGAACCGATTCCGTAAATCTTTCACAGGAAGCCATTGACGGTGCTAAAAAGCAAATTACATCAGAGTACGGCGCAGAATATTCTGCACCCAGAAAATATACCACCAAATCATCATCGGCTCAGGAAGCTCACGAGGCGATCCGTCCGACAGATTTTTCTGTAAAATCTATCAGTGATGTTCAGTTGAGTAAATTGTATCAGCTGATTTACAGGAGAACTTTAGCTTCTCAGATGGCGAATGCCAAAATCGAAAAAACGGTTATTGAAATTGGCAATGCAAAGCTTCCGCAGCATTTTGAGGCACAAGGTGAAGTGATCATCTTTGATGGTTTCCTTAAAGCTTATGGAATTGTGAAAACCGAAGAAGACGACGAAGAAAGCAACGAAAAACTATTGCCTAAGGTTACCGTAGGTGAAGTGGTAGACTATAAAAAAATTACCGCTACTGAAAAATTTACCAGACCGAGTGCAAGATATACCGAAGCAGGTTTGGTAAGAAAATTAGAAGAATTGGGAATTGGCCGTCCGTCAACCTATGCACCAACCATTCAGACGATTCAGAATCGTGAGTATGTAGATAAAAGAGAGTTGGAACCGCAGACCCGTGAGGTGGTAAGAATTTCTTTAGCGAAAGATAAAATTAAAAAAGAAGTTCTTGAAGATAAATTCGGGGGCGATAAAAATAAATTTATTCCTACCGATATAGGTGAAGTAGTCAACGATTTTTTAACCAATAATTTCGCAGAAATTCTTGATTATGGTTTTACAGCAAGAGTTGAAGAAAGTTTTGATGAAATTGCCAACGGAGCTCAGAAGTGGAAAGAGATGATGACCGATTTCTACTCAAAATTCCATCCAAGGATTGAAGATGTAGAAGAAAATGCAGATCGTGCCAACGGAGAACGTCTTTTAGGTGTAGATCCAAAGTCAGGAAAGAATATTTATGCAAGAATCGGAAGATTCGGACCAATGATTCAGATTGGCGAGCAGGATGATGAAGAAAAACCGATTTTCGCATCATTAATGGCCGGACAGAATATTGCAACCATCGCTTTGGAAGATGCTTTAGAGTTGTTTAAACTACCATTTGAATTAAAAGATTTTGAAGACCAGTCGGTAACAATTGGTGTCGGAAGATTCGGGCCTTATGTGAAATGGGGTGAAACGTACATCAGTATTCCTAAAGGTGAAGATCCGCTTTCTATAGATCAAAAACGTGCAGAGGAAATTATTGCTGAAAAGAAATTAGCCGATGCACCGATTGCCAACTTCAAAGGAGAGCCAATTACTAAAGGCACCGGAAGATTCGGGCCTTTCATCAAATATCAGAGCATCTTTATCAATGTTCCGAAGCGATATGATTTTGAGAATCTTTCTCAAAGCGACATCAACGAACTGGTAGAAGCTAAATTAGAAAAAGAAGCCAACAGATACATCCAGCAGTGGGAGAAAGAGAAAATTTCTCTTGAAAACGGAAGATGGGGACCTTTCATCAAATTTGGAAAAGGAATGTTCAAAATTCCAAAGAAAAAAGATGACACCAAGTATGAAGCAGATGACCTGAAAGAAGTTTCTCTTGATGAGGTTAAAAAATGGATTACCGCACAGGATCCTAAAGCTTTTGCGGAGAAAAAGAAGACCGCAGCAAAAAAGCCGGCTGCTAAAAAGGCGACGACATCAAAGAAAGCTCCTGCTAAAAAGCCAGTTGCTAAGAAATAA
- a CDS encoding alpha/beta hydrolase gives MLRFILIIILFILSLVNFFPVPSQSIWYVGIAVPEFPWVFLLVSLALFLWSLYSKKFRKASLVISVVTFAILSSPIVRAYNVGSHLSEDLENSFGVKHADMKGFYQEKPFSFLQMFTGNGAKEIPFKTYHFAKPSGVDLTLNFTPSAIPGVRPCLIVVHGGSWKRGDNSEIAAANNYFANAGYQVATINYRLAPRFPSPAQQEDLHSAFRWIRRHASELKIDTTNIVLMGRSAGASIVLTMAYTGKENGVKGVAAFYGAINMPWSYKNPDNPLIMDSREVQRDFLGGTPEEVPERYIAESPLFHINSKTTPTLLAHGCLDAHVWHIQSEMMKKELDKHHVKSYLLTIPWGTHGFEYNLNGPAGQLSMYSVERFFYSVTQMKR, from the coding sequence ATGCTTCGTTTCATTCTCATCATTATCCTTTTCATTCTTTCACTCGTCAACTTTTTCCCGGTACCAAGCCAGAGCATATGGTATGTCGGGATTGCCGTTCCTGAATTTCCGTGGGTTTTTTTGCTGGTGTCATTGGCTTTATTTCTATGGAGCTTGTATTCCAAAAAATTCAGGAAAGCATCGCTTGTCATCAGTGTTGTTACATTTGCTATTCTCAGTTCGCCAATTGTGCGTGCCTATAATGTGGGAAGCCATTTGAGCGAAGACCTTGAAAATTCGTTTGGAGTGAAACATGCTGACATGAAAGGCTTTTATCAGGAAAAACCTTTCAGTTTTCTCCAAATGTTTACAGGTAATGGCGCAAAAGAGATTCCATTCAAAACATATCATTTTGCAAAACCTTCCGGGGTTGATCTTACTTTGAATTTCACACCTTCAGCAATTCCAGGTGTTCGTCCGTGTCTGATCGTTGTGCATGGTGGTTCTTGGAAACGGGGTGACAACAGTGAAATTGCAGCCGCTAATAATTATTTTGCCAATGCCGGTTATCAGGTGGCAACCATCAATTACAGACTGGCTCCCCGATTTCCCAGTCCGGCTCAGCAAGAAGATCTGCATTCTGCATTCAGATGGATTCGAAGACATGCAAGTGAGTTGAAAATCGATACCACAAATATTGTCCTGATGGGAAGATCTGCAGGTGCGTCCATCGTTTTGACTATGGCGTATACCGGAAAAGAAAATGGGGTAAAAGGTGTTGCTGCTTTTTATGGAGCGATCAATATGCCTTGGAGTTATAAAAATCCCGACAATCCTTTAATTATGGACTCTAGAGAAGTACAGCGAGATTTTCTCGGTGGCACACCAGAAGAAGTTCCTGAAAGATACATTGCAGAATCACCATTGTTTCATATCAATTCAAAGACAACTCCGACATTGCTTGCTCATGGTTGTCTTGATGCTCACGTTTGGCATATCCAAAGTGAAATGATGAAAAAAGAATTAGACAAACATCATGTGAAAAGTTATCTGCTCACTATTCCGTGGGGAACTCATGGTTTTGAATATAACCTAAATGGTCCTGCGGGTCAGTTGTCAATGTATTCGGTTGAGAGATTTTTCTATTCTGTGACGCAGATGAAGAGATGA
- a CDS encoding family 43 glycosylhydrolase yields MSQSKYTRRDFLQTSALGIAAVFVGSSFTRAFDFSDQPYFNLKPIGRSLELDGYYIWCSSPIWGEDGKVHLFYSRWKKEKGMGGWLNGSEICRAEANSPLEKFQHKEVILAPRGGEFWDATTCHNPLIKKVEDQYYLFFMGNSNGKTNTKRIGLATSKSLDGEWTRPDQPLLLPGKEGSWDDHCTTNPAFVKGNDGKYWLFYKSWNTEEYETQKGAVRGNRKYGLAKADSPMGPYQKVSENPVIDFSSLPNNAQLEDAFIWKENGKFHMVARDMGFYNHEYGLHLTTKNGLQWTKPEIAYLEMKHYIQESEPPKHLKRFGRLERPMILMSKDGKRPQFLFGATQGGMFETSTTFVFEILK; encoded by the coding sequence ATGAGCCAGTCAAAATACACACGCAGAGATTTTTTACAAACTTCAGCTTTGGGAATCGCAGCGGTGTTTGTCGGCTCGTCATTTACCCGTGCATTTGATTTTTCAGACCAACCTTATTTTAATTTAAAACCTATCGGAAGGTCACTAGAATTGGATGGTTATTACATTTGGTGTTCTTCGCCGATTTGGGGTGAAGACGGTAAAGTACATCTTTTCTACTCACGCTGGAAAAAAGAAAAAGGAATGGGCGGCTGGCTCAACGGTTCTGAAATCTGCCGTGCGGAAGCCAATTCCCCTTTAGAAAAATTTCAGCATAAAGAAGTTATTTTAGCTCCGAGAGGCGGCGAATTTTGGGATGCAACAACCTGTCACAATCCGTTAATTAAAAAAGTGGAAGATCAGTATTATTTGTTCTTTATGGGAAATTCCAATGGAAAGACCAATACCAAAAGAATCGGACTTGCTACTTCAAAAAGTCTTGACGGAGAATGGACAAGACCGGATCAACCGCTACTTCTTCCGGGAAAAGAAGGTTCTTGGGACGATCATTGTACCACAAATCCAGCATTTGTCAAAGGAAACGACGGTAAATATTGGCTGTTTTACAAATCCTGGAACACCGAAGAATATGAAACCCAAAAAGGAGCCGTGCGTGGAAACCGAAAATATGGACTGGCAAAAGCGGATTCTCCGATGGGGCCTTACCAAAAAGTTTCTGAAAATCCGGTAATCGATTTTTCATCATTACCCAACAATGCTCAGTTAGAAGATGCATTTATATGGAAAGAAAACGGAAAATTTCATATGGTTGCCCGTGATATGGGATTTTACAATCATGAATATGGTTTGCATCTAACAACAAAAAACGGACTGCAATGGACAAAACCTGAAATCGCTTATCTGGAAATGAAGCATTACATTCAGGAATCCGAGCCACCTAAACATTTAAAAAGATTCGGAAGGCTTGAACGTCCAATGATTCTGATGAGTAAAGATGGAAAAAGACCTCAATTTTTATTCGGAGCCACGCAGGGTGGTATGTTTGAAACTTCTACGACATTTGTTTTTGAGATTTTGAAATAA